The Pochonia chlamydosporia 170 chromosome Unknown PCv3seq00012, whole genome shotgun sequence genome has a segment encoding these proteins:
- a CDS encoding ribonuclease H-like protein (similar to Metarhizium robertsii ARSEF 23 XP_007817472.2) yields MEPQDEEASSSSDPLNFDHIFGATYPNRGKLGPSRKRKAKGPVVYECLLCSWSNPKRDNAVYHAKRKHNDAMDSYRNTLIERSSDLGPPSKQARLDDFYNSTPPSSALRRMFNPQRYTESMVALLTRRRLPFSAVTWDEMQDIMLACNPAIEDLIMVSRHEAMRHIAANFNLYQSQLMAKLQSAASKVHISSDLWTSPHRHGVLAICARWVDEDYQPRRTLLGLREIRHSHSGEHQSRLLFSTLELYEVTKQLGCHTGDNATSNDTCLQHWSTRMKRDLQINWDPKRHRIRCILHIINLSLQACLLASSREALQAALEAASDATGDELYERFRLVLQDASLLSDSDSSAHRDWAGGQKRPQTVTFPTHHPFKRAVPFQEQA; encoded by the exons ATGGAGcctcaagatgaagaagcatcttcatcttcagaTCCCTTGAATTTTGACCACATATTCGGCGCGACATATCCGAATAGAGGCAAGTTGGGACCTTCGAGAAAGCGCAAAGCAAAGGGGCCCGTGGTGTACGAATGCCTTCTCTGTTCATGGTCAAATCCGAAACGAGACAACGCTGTATACCATGCGAAACGGAAGCACAACGACGCCATGGACTCATACAGAAATACGTTAATCGAAAGATCATCGGACCTTGGTCCTCCGTCAAAGCAGGCACGACTCGATGACTTCTACAATTCAACCCCACCATCATCAGCCCTCCGTAGAATGTTCAATCCCCAGCGCTACACTGAGAGCATGGTGGCGCTTCTCACACGTCGTCGGCTTCCATTCTCAGCAGTTACGTGGGATGAGATGCAGGATATTATGCTGGCCTGCAATCCGGCGATCGAGGATCTGATCATGGTCTCGAGACACGAAGCAATGCGTCACATCGCCGCAAACTTTAACCTGTATCAGTCGCAGCTGATGGCCAAGCTCCAGAGCGCCGCTTCAAAGGTCCATATCTCGTCGGATCTCTGGACGTCTCCACATCGACATGGTGTTCTGGCAATCTGTGCAAGGTGGGTTGACGAGGATTATCAGCCTAGAAGGACCCTTCTGGGTCTGCGGGAGATCAGGCACAGCCATTCTGGTGAACACCAGTCTCGACTCCTCTTCTCAACCCTTGAACTCTATGAGGTCACGAAACAACTCGGCTGTCATACAGGCGATAATGCTACGTCGAACGACACCTGTTTGCAGCATTGGTCAACTCGGATGAAGCGGGATCTTCAG ATCAACTGGGACCCGAAACGTCACCGCATTCGCTGTATCCTTCATATCATTAACCTGTCTCTTCAAGCCTGTCTTCTGGCGTCTTCACGTGAGGCActtcaagctgctcttgAGGCTGCCAGCGACGCCACTGGCGATGAGCTCTACGAACGCTTCCGTCTAGTGCTCCAGGATGCGTCACTTCTGTCCGACAGTGACTCATCAGCCCACCGTGATTGGGCTGGAGGTCAGAAGAGACCCCAGACAGTGACGTTTCCAACACATCATCCATTCAAACGGGCAGTCCCTTTTCAAGAGCAGGCATAG
- a CDS encoding Ribonuclease H-like protein (similar to Metarhizium robertsii ARSEF 23 XP_007817118.2) — protein sequence MMEEVHLFDDMDAKTRRLFKIYIKLGWKKLNDYYDKLTSTAYVAVVVFQSNKWRALEQLWNQLPSRQTSGWKKAYAGNLTSIWEENYKHMAHEPACNAMLASGSHDALDYIERRLAFSR from the coding sequence ATGATGGAAGAGGTTCACTTGTttgacgacatggatgcaAAAACCCGTAGGCTCTTTAAAATTTACATCAAACTCGGTTGGAAAAAACTGAACGACTACTATGATAAACTGACCTCGACCGCCTATGTGGCGGTGGTTGTATTCCAGAGTAATAAATGGCGAGCTTTAGAGCAGCTTTGGAATCAGCTGCCGTCTCGTCAGACATCAGGGTGGAAAAAAGCTTACGCAGGGAACTTGACAAGCATCTGGGAGGAAAATTACAAGCACATGGCTCACGAGCCAGCCTGCAATGCCATGTTAGCATCTggaagccatgatgccttggactACATTGAGCGTCGATTGGCGTTTAGTCGATGA
- a CDS encoding chromo (CHRromatin organization MOdifier) domain-containing protein has product MARVVDYYPCSDDDLGNIGNRRATNSRVTPAPEKTILFPKTNGLVPKVKATPSNRRIRRLNAAKFAPENPLFKSWTGDNNSPLEASTKKSASLLGRRTVSRPNTEECGDDAELNTPCSPTTLPVPKSNNGVQGHMVHPCDPTVALTDQTEDQLTGNLREAEAHDSAAMRCELVEDSQQQDAIEDKGTYIVERIIRHKGNGGRRRYFVKWQNYAADENSWVTHKDFVDKTFPRQYDEQCRRRQ; this is encoded by the coding sequence ATGGCCCGTGTGGTCGACTATTACCCCTGCAGTGACGACGATCTTGGGAACATTGGGAACAGGAGGGCCACAAATTCGAGAGTAACGCCGGCACCTGAGAAGACCATATTGTTTCCTAAGACGAATGGCCTTGTCCCCAAAGTGAAAGCGACTCCCTCAAACCGACGCATTCGCCGCCTTAACGCTGCAAAATTTGCCCCAGAGAATCCGCTGTTCAAATCATGGACCGGGGACAATAACAGCCCCTTAGAAGCATCTACCAAAAAGTCAGCTTCTCTGTTGGGACGGCGAACTGTCTCAAGGCCCAATACAGAAGAGTgtggtgacgatgctgagTTGAACACTCCCTGCTCACCAACCACCTTGCCGGTTCCTAAGTCCAACAACGGTGTCCAGGGACATATGGTCCATCCATGCGATCCGACAGTGGCGTTGACGGATCAAACCGAAGACCAACTGACGGGTAACTTACGCGAAGCTGAGGCGCATGATAGCGCGGCCATGCGCTGCGAGTTAGTGGAGGACTCGCAACAGCAGGACGCTATCGAAGATAAGGGTACCTATATAGTTGAACGAATCATAAGGCACAAAGGCAACGGGGGAAGGCGCAGATACTTTGTCAAATGGCAAAATTATGCTGCAGACGAGAATTCATGGGTGACTCATAAGGATTTTGTGGATAAGACTTTCCCTCGGCAGTACGACGAACAATGTAGACGTAGACAGTAG
- a CDS encoding alpha-L-rhamnosidase (similar to Verticillium dahliae VdLs.17 XP_009652091.1) — translation MLHYLLSGDDRLMRQAISNFAASVIFEGLPQSRFPSHVPQIVAGFSLLWILQVCDHHLYFGDSQFARSFLPRIDDVLHFFDSHIDEFGLVSGLPEDVLHMLYAYVLNAAAKLVCDVGRPGYADEYKPRTAAVVAAVRQHCFDGSSFTDSTPDIADDMAFSLVKHLLLCAEQLGWKMPPDVLAAFADARFSKCSYMVQFYVLLAFTIAGYMAYEEYCSRVWNPWH, via the exons ATGCTTCACTACCTGCTCTCTGGAGATGATCGATTGATGAGGCAAGCCATTTCCAACTTTGCAGCGTCAGTGATATTTGAAGGTCTTCCGCAATCCCGATTTCCATCCCACGTCCCACAGATCGTTGCTGGATTTTCGCTGCTGTGGATTCTTCAAGTTTGCGACCACCACTTGTACTTTGGTGATTCTCAATTTGCGCGTTCATTTCTGCCGCGAATCGACGACGTATTGCACTTTTTCGACTCCCACATAGACGAATTTGGCTTGGTCAGCGGCTTGCCTGAAGATGTCTTGCA TATGCTGTATGCCTACGTCCTGAATGCAGCCGCCAAACTCGTATGTGACGTCGGCCGCCCTGGTTACGCAGACGAGTACAAGCCTCGTACCGCAGCAGTTGTCGCCGCAGTACGACAACATTGCTTCGACGGTTCCTCTTTCACAGATTCTACCCCCGATATCGCAGACGATATGGCCTTTTCTCTTGTCAAGCATTTGCTGCTCTGTGCGGAGCAGCTAGGGTGGAAGATGCCACCCGACGtcttggcagcctttgccGATGCCAGATTCTCCAAATGCTCCTACATGGTGCAATTTTATGTTCTTCTAGCCTTTACCATTGCAGGCTATATGGCATACGAAGAGTACTGCAGTCGTGTTTGGAACCCGTGGCACTAG
- a CDS encoding Pfs domain protein (similar to Aspergillus oryzae RIB40 XP_003190453.1), giving the protein MDKRTETKRARGQRDFERTCSDNDAPCPKTNDHKRQKRDKDGRKHGQDEQHHDTTFIPHDKYHIGWICALPDELAAAEGMLDDIHERCYQPRSDTNTYTLGTIVEHHVVLACLPAQSYGTNNAAVVATNMRRTFASIHFWLLVGTGGGAPGEVDIRLGDVVVSTKVLQIDLGKIVRNGQLHRVGLPRTPSQGLMTAVTALQAKHKISPSQISKYVDQLMEPNPRSARFADPGADLDLLFDSSHEHIANLTENCSLCNKSRLLRREARSNRGPIVHYGTIASANQVMRDAKARDLLTKELGDYADSHKNDQWQSYAAATAAAYAKELLSTIPLTEESEAKAEGAMQKTQHTTARRSSNNSSGGRTAQPASQKVHRIRGVKAGDDANQMILSNGTPLRVEKATVRNRGLQLFGDVSLQDALKFLDRRNVAASEEAAEETITSSAGGSATI; this is encoded by the exons ATGGACAAAAGGACAGAGACGAAAAGAGCGAGGGGCCAACGAGACTTCGAGAGAACTTGCAGTGACAATGACGCACCATGCCCCAAGACGAACGATCACAAAAGACAGAAGCGAGACAAAGATGGCAGAAAGCAcggacaagatgaacagCATCACGATACCACCTTTATCCCTCACGACAAGTATCACATCGGTTGGATTTGTGCGCTGCCCGACGAGTTAGCCGCAGCTGAGGGCATGTTGGACGACATTCATGAGCGTTGTTATCAACCCCGCAGTGATACCAACACCTACACTCTAGGTACGATTGTCGAACACCATGTTGTCCTGGCGTGCCTCCCTGCACAGAGTTATGGGACAAACAACGCGGCGGTTGTGGCGACGAACATGCGACGAACATTTGCGTCGATACACTTTTGGCTGCTGGTTGGTACTGGTGGCGGCGCCCCAGGGGAAGTTGACATAAGGCtcggtgatgttgttgtcaGTACTAAAGTTCTTCAGATTGACCTTGGAAAGATTGTGAGGAATGGTCAGTTGCACCGGGTCGGTCTTCCTCGCACACCGTCCCAGGGCCTCATGACAGCCGTCACTGCATTACAAGCAAAGCACAAAATATCCCCAAGCCAAATATCCAAATACGTCGATCAACTGATGGAGCCCAATCCGCGTAGTGCGAGATTTGCCGATCCCGGTGCCGATTTGGATCTGCTGTTTGACAGCAGCCACGAACATATAGCTAATTTGACGGAGAACTGTAGTCTCTGCAACAAGTCAAGACTCTTACGGCGGGAAGCACGCAGCAATAGAGGCCCAATCGTCCACTACGGAACCATAGCCTCTGCGAATCAAGTTATGAGGGACGCGAAAGCAAGGGATCTATTGACTAAGGAACTTGGG GATTATGCAGACTCGCATAAAAATGATCAGTGGCAATCCTACGCTGCCGCTACGGCGGCGGCATACGCCAAAGAACTCCTTTCAACCATACCGTTGACAGAGGAGTCGGAAGCAAAAGCCGAGGGAGCAATGCAGAaaacacaacacaccactGCACGTCGTTCTAGCAATAACTCTTCAGGTGGACGTACAGCTCAACCTGCATCGCAAAAAGTTCATAGAATCCGAGGTGTCAAAGCAGGCGATGATGCGAACCAGATGATTCTGTCAAATGGCACCCCGTTACGTGTGGAGAAGGCAACTGTGCGTAACAGAGGGCTGCAGCTCTTTGGAGACGTATCGTTGCAGGATGCTCTCAAATTCTTGGACAGGAGAAATGTTGCTGCCAGCGAGGAGGCGGCAGAGGAAACCATCACGAGCTCAGCCGGCGGTTCGGCGACCATTTGA